Proteins encoded within one genomic window of Triticum aestivum cultivar Chinese Spring chromosome 2D, IWGSC CS RefSeq v2.1, whole genome shotgun sequence:
- the LOC123048164 gene encoding uncharacterized protein, with amino-acid sequence MENALANLWEMYEECQGNKIEENLMSSFVVHSLTQEKIKLQASYERLVKDVNALLDAQEQRAQMEKKPDESKLQEKYDMVKNLIAAKASVIKNMKLKLTEEKKKMQATITGLEKAVEKNKVKLVRIKAILEE; translated from the coding sequence ATGGAGAATGCATTGGCCAACTTATGGGAGATGTATGAAGAGTGCCAGGGGAACAAGATTGAGGAAAATCTGATGAGCTCATTTGTTGTTCATAGTCTGACACAAGAGAAGATCAAGTTGCAGGCGAGTTATGAGAGGTTGGTTAAAGATGTCAATGCCCTTTTGGATGCCCAGGAGCAGAGGGCTCAGATGGAAAAGAAACCTGATGAGAGCAAGCTGCAGGAGAAGTATGACATGGTGAAGAACCTGATAGCTGCTAAAGCCAGTGTCATTAAGAACATGAAGTTGAAGCTaactgaagagaagaagaagatgcaaGCCACCATTACCGGGCTTGAAAAGGCTGTGGAAAAGAACAAGGTGAAGCTGGTTCGGATCAAGGCCATCTTAGAGGAATGA